Proteins encoded by one window of Lathyrus oleraceus cultivar Zhongwan6 chromosome 1, CAAS_Psat_ZW6_1.0, whole genome shotgun sequence:
- the LOC127092296 gene encoding uncharacterized protein LOC127092296, whose product MPLSIYKKLGIRDVQDTGMKLQFADHSVKKPYGIIEDVLVKIDKFVFPVDFVILEMPEDEEIPLILGRPFLETGRCLINIEKGTTTLKVYDEELKIDVQNTMKYKDDICNSHTIEVLDQVITYDSPLNAPQLPLVLSLSIFNGKEVDNGESEVLAMMDAQPP is encoded by the coding sequence ATGccgttatccatttacaagaagcTGGGTATAAGGGATGTGCAAGATACCGGGATGAAACTCCAATTCGCCGATCATTCGGTTAAGAAACCTTATGGTATTATTGAAGATGTTCTAGtgaaaattgacaagtttgtatTCCCGGTGGATTTTGTGATTCTAGAAATGCCTGAAGATGAAGAGATTCCTCTCATTCTTGGGAGACCCTTTTTAGAGACGGGAAGATGCTTGATCAACATAGAAAAAGGGACTACGACGTTGAAGGTTTATGATGAGGAATTAAAAATTGATGTTCAAAACACCatgaaatacaaagatgatatttGCAACAGTCACACTATAGAGGTTCTGGATCAAGTGATTACGTATGATAGTCCTTTGAATGCACCACAGTTACCTCTAGTGTTGAGTTTGTCCATTTTCAACGGTAAAGAAGTGGACAACGGGGAATCCGAAGTGCTGGCCATGATGGACGCACAACCCCCTTAG